One Oncorhynchus keta strain PuntledgeMale-10-30-2019 chromosome 11, Oket_V2, whole genome shotgun sequence DNA window includes the following coding sequences:
- the LOC118390378 gene encoding delta(14)-sterol reductase TM7SF2-like, which yields MEYRRQIMKFNKLKSPQAEKEFGGTLGATCIPVFLPLTVLYLLCVCRSPVASVLQWPPVLPPTAQLWDPLAPVLILGWMALQSFFYLLPMGKVSEGMVLKDSSRLKYPINGFHALCITAVLLTLSLWLGMPLGYLFELLLPLAVCAIGVSFLLSLYLYICSFWAPHHALAQGGNTGNPLYDFFMGRELNPRIGSFDLKYFCELRPGLIGWVVINFGMLMKEVELRDSASLAMILVNSFQLLYVADALWNEEAVLTTMDIVHDGFGFMLVFGDLAWVPFTYSLQAAFLVVHPQSLSPLGATAIVTLNGAGYYIFRKSNSQKNQFRRDPTHPSVANLETIATATGKRLLVSGWWGLVRHPNYLGDLLMALAWSLPCGFNHLLPYFYVVYFTVLLIHREARDERHCRAKYGLAWDSYCRRVPYRILPYIY from the exons ATGGAATACAG GAGACAGATAATGAAGTTCAACAAACTAAAATCCCCACAAGCAGAAAAGGAATTTGGGGGGACTTTGG GTGCCACCTGTATACCTGTCTTCTTGCCCCTGACGGTACTTTACCTGCTCTGTGTATGTCGCTCCCCTGTGGCCAGCGTGCTCCAGTGGCCCCCTGTCCTGCCCCCCACAGCCCAGCTATGGGACCCCCTGGCCCCTGTTCTCATACTGGGCTGGATGGCCCTCCAGAGCTTCTTTTACCTGCTGCCTATGGGGAAG GTGTCTGAGGGGATGGTGCTAAAAGATAGCTCAAGACTCAAGTACCCCATAAACG GTTTTCATGCCCTTTGCATCACAGCTGTGCTGTTGACATTGTCACTATGGCTGGGGATGCCTCTGGGGTATCTCTTTGAGCTGTTGTTGCCTCTGGCAGTGTGTGCTATTGGGGtgtcattcctcctctccctctacctctacataTGTTCCTTCTGGGCCCCTCACCATGCCCTCGCCCAGGGGGGAAACACAG GAAACCCCCTGTATGATTTCTTTATGGGGCGAGAGCTGAACCCGCGGATTGGAAGCTTTGATCTGAAGTATTTTTGTGAGCTGAGACCAGGTCTGATTGGCTGG GTGGTGATTAACTTTGGGATGCTAATGAAAGAGGTGGAGCTACGGGACTCCGCCTCCCTGGCCATGATACTGGTCAACAGCTTCCAGCTGCTCTACGTGGCGGATGCTCTGTGGAATGAG GAGGCTGTGCTGACCACCATGGACATAGTGCATGATGGCTTTGGGTTTATGTTGGTCTTTGGGGACCTGGCCTGGGTTCCCTTTACGTACAGCCTGCAAGCTGCCTTCCTGGTCGTGCACCCACAGTCCCTTAGTCCTCTAGGAGCCACAGCTATAGTCACATTGAATG GTGCTGGGTATTATATTTTCAGAAAATCAAACTCCCAGAAGAACCAATTCAGACGGGACCCTACACATCCCAGTGTTGCAA ACCTGGAGACTATTGCCACAGCAACTGGGAAGCGCCTTTTGGTGTCTGGCTGGTGGGGCCTCGTACGCCATCCTAACTACCTAGGAGACCTTCTCATGGCCCTGGCATGGTCCCTGCCGTGTG GATTCAACCATCTTCTACCTTACTTTTATGTTGTGTACTTCACTGTCCTGTTAATTCACCGAGAGGCCCGTGACGAGAGGCACTGCAGGGCCAAGTATGGCCTGGCATGGGACAGCTACTGCAGGCGCGTGCCCTACAGGATCTTGCCCTATATCTACTGA